Proteins from a genomic interval of Uloborus diversus isolate 005 chromosome 4, Udiv.v.3.1, whole genome shotgun sequence:
- the LOC129221450 gene encoding putative inorganic phosphate cotransporter, giving the protein MAFYFLSVHPTFMGTILRIPIKQNGILSSGPYVLQTLAGWSVCWLSLWLTRTKRAPVDSLRKGCNTLSCSVFALGLLGIYFAGCDTLWSEVSLFVAMGSVGFGFAGSLITAVDMSPTFCGPLMGFASTVGSLAGFIIPVIVGTLTNAEQNMTQWKLVFLISAGVGAGSGLLFQIFGSANVQPWDPVSRSQRDVEKKKNSKLKIFASNN; this is encoded by the exons AtggctttttattttctttctgtgCATCCAACATTCATGGGGACAATACTACGTATTCCAATCAAGCAG aACGGTATTCTATCATCTGGTCCATATGTATTGCAAACTCTAGCTGGATGGAGTGTATGCTGGTTATCATTATGGCTTACACGGACTAAAAGAGCTCCAGTCGATTCATTACGTAAAGGATGCAACACTTTAA GTTGTTCTGTTTTTGCTTTGGGACTGCTTGGAATCTATTTCGCTGGGTGTGACACCTTGTGGAGCGAAGTTTCTCTGTTCGTCGCCATGGGCAGTGTTGGGTTTGGATTCGCTGGAAGCCTCATAACAGCAGTCGACATGTCGCCAACCTTCTGTG gaccatTGATGGGCTTTGCTAGTACAGTTGGAAGCTTGGCAGGCTTCATCATTCCCGTGATAGTCGGTACTTTGACAAATGCTGAG CAAAATATGACGCAGTGGAAGTTGGTTTTCCTCATATCTGCAGGAGTAGGAGCAGGAAGCGGTCTTCTATTCCAGATTTTTGGATCCGCAAATGTTCAGCCATGGGATCCGGTATCACGAAGTCAGAGGGacgttgaaaaaaagaaaaattcaaaactgaagATCTTTGCCTCAAATAATTAA